Genomic window (Vampirovibrionales bacterium):
TCAGTTGGAAGGTCAGGTGTTTTCGGCGCAAGCTGCCGGACGCGCCGGACGCAACGGGATGCTGGACGTCCGCTTTACGTCGGCCATTACGCCCGGCGGTCAGCGCGTGCCGTTGTCAGCGCGCATTCAGACCGAAGACGGCAGCGGGATTCTTAAAGGCGGCACGGCCGCTTCCCGCGCTGGAAAAGCAGCCCTGAGAACCGGCCTCGGCGCGGGTCTTGGCGCAGCGCTGGGAACCGCCATGGGACCGCTTTCGGGCGGTCGGGTCGGACGCGGCGCCATTTATGGCACGGCCGTCGGCGGCGGCCTTGGCGCTCTGTACGCGGGCGCCAAGAAAGGCGAAGACGCGATTTTGCCTGCCGGACAAACGATTAACATCACGCTGGATTCTCCGCTGACCGTGACGCCCGGCGGCGCAGGAGCAGGATCGTATGATTCGCAGCCGTATTACAACTACGGCGCGCCGCAGCAGCCCTATAACGCGCAGCCCAACGGCCAGCCCTATAATCCGCCGTATCAGCCCTATGGCGGGCAAAGCGCCCCGAATCCGTATACGACGTATTAGATAAATCGATCGCAGTGTTGATCAGTCGCCCCCTGTCGCGCGCCACGCTTCAGGGGGCGACTGTCGTCTGGTTCAAGCGGCTCGCTCAGCGCGTCCCAGATTCAAACCCGCTGCCAACGGCGGCGACGCGGCAGGGGCCTAAAAACGACAAGTTACCACTGACGAGACGCGCGTCGCTGAAAGAAGCCGCGCGCGAGCGACGGGCGCAGCCATCGCCAAAAAGGGGAGCCGCCCGTAAAGGCCAGCACGCGCGCAGAAAATGCGGCATCCTGCGCACAGTCGCCACGATGCAGGTGCCAGGGCGGCTTGCGTAAGAAGGGCCAGCGGATGGTGACATTGCGGCTGTAATAGCGGCGCTCGCTCAGGGCGTCGAGAATCGGCGCGCCATGAACGCCTGCGCCCCAGCCGCTGTCTTGACGCCCGCGCCACGGGATTTGCGGCAGAGAGTAATTGAGCAGGGCCAGATCGTTAATGGCAACCAGCGGCGCCGTGAGCTGACGCGCCAGGGCGGCAGCCTCTTGCGGGTCGCCGAACACGCTGGCGGTCAGCGCATACGGACTGTCGTTGGCAAGCGCCACGGCGTGCGAGGCGTCATCATAAGCGATGACTGGCAACGCGGGCCCGAATGTCTCTTCGGTCAGAACGCGCGCGCCCGGTGGAACATCGCTGAGCAGCGTAGGTGGATAGTACCACCCAGGCCCTTCAGGGATGACGCCGCCGCAGAGAATCCTTGCGCCACGGGCGCGGGCATCCTCGATCTGGGCATGAAGCGTCGCACGCTGTCGGTCGCTGATCAGCGGTCCGACATGCGTCGCGGAATCGAGCGGCGGGCCAAGACGTACGGCGCGCATGGCAGTTTCCAGCGCCGCCAGTACCGCAGGGACATCGGCGCGCGGGACGTACAGGCGCTTGACAGCCCCGCAG
Coding sequences:
- a CDS encoding TrbI/VirB10 family protein, which produces MNFKTSPLARPWALALAIPVLTLGMTLGLGAFDAARAEGIGGLRLAQLQPLQGRVVTAPAGTAMTASLQMPLSSETARPGDRFTATLGGDIAAGGSIVLPAGSQLEGQVFSAQAAGRAGRNGMLDVRFTSAITPGGQRVPLSARIQTEDGSGILKGGTAASRAGKAALRTGLGAGLGAALGTAMGPLSGGRVGRGAIYGTAVGGGLGALYAGAKKGEDAILPAGQTINITLDSPLTVTPGGAGAGSYDSQPYYNYGAPQQPYNAQPNGQPYNPPYQPYGGQSAPNPYTTY